Proteins found in one Bacillus subtilis subsp. subtilis str. 168 genomic segment:
- the ylqG gene encoding putative glycosyltransferase (Evidence 3: Putative function from multiple computational evidences; Product type e: enzyme) — MNIRNDVQKALQHLFGRTAVPQETSKVNEALNGEKRLLLGKVLRLLGDQHALIQVGNQTVQGKLETQLRPQAYYWFSYEKKTAEQTGRLQVVQSFDQNPKTIQDAAGKLLNAISVKTSNAALMMTGAMLKSKTPVTENDIKTAVRWMDTLPSQDTKKAVETVLFALKRDLPIHSEILNGVHAVKSPVPLHQHVSQLLQAIDQNPQQSQMMSKLKEAVTVLLNSEIDVHAERLIDKLISLTDNTKAPSPTNTAGSRELSTPAGSPGKASLPIANHTAEQGSIQEEPVKTAADIPIKEARQLLVKLTESAEKNSLQIVKEAANWIKAAASSGDSKSLAASAVLQAAQVTDQEAEVFLKAVQQTAPHLADKADVLSFLSKVKTAIGARDEVAFIKAFEQGSAVTSGEMQSIKLALSALRASHEVAEPVKQEADQLFHKLNGQLFMQQDHPSYSQIVMSFPMFSKSGVQDMTVLFKGKKEADGKLDPSHCRLLFLLQLDTLKETVVDCLVQQKVMTITIETDFELQAAIDPMVPALKQGLKEMGYSLSGVNAKKRVHTEEKASIDQYITSISDQEVDVKI; from the coding sequence ATGAACATACGAAATGATGTGCAAAAGGCGCTGCAGCACCTTTTCGGGCGTACAGCCGTCCCGCAGGAAACATCAAAAGTAAACGAAGCGCTAAACGGGGAGAAGCGTCTCCTCTTAGGAAAAGTGCTTCGTTTACTAGGAGATCAGCATGCCCTGATCCAAGTCGGCAATCAAACTGTTCAGGGAAAACTTGAAACTCAGCTTCGTCCTCAGGCATACTATTGGTTTTCCTACGAAAAAAAAACGGCAGAGCAAACAGGCCGTCTTCAGGTCGTTCAAAGCTTTGATCAAAATCCTAAAACCATTCAGGATGCAGCTGGCAAACTTTTAAATGCTATTTCAGTGAAGACGTCAAACGCAGCTCTCATGATGACAGGAGCGATGCTGAAAAGCAAAACACCCGTAACAGAAAATGATATCAAAACAGCTGTCCGCTGGATGGACACGCTGCCTTCGCAAGACACAAAAAAAGCAGTTGAAACGGTTCTCTTCGCTTTAAAGCGTGATCTTCCCATTCACTCCGAGATTTTGAATGGTGTTCACGCTGTGAAATCGCCTGTTCCGTTGCATCAGCACGTATCCCAGCTGCTACAGGCAATCGACCAAAACCCTCAGCAGAGCCAAATGATGTCAAAGCTAAAGGAAGCAGTCACGGTGCTTTTAAATAGTGAAATCGATGTCCATGCAGAACGGCTGATTGATAAGCTTATTTCTTTAACCGACAATACGAAAGCACCTTCTCCGACGAATACAGCTGGAAGCAGGGAGCTTAGCACACCAGCTGGCTCCCCCGGAAAAGCCAGCCTGCCGATTGCAAATCACACAGCAGAACAGGGAAGCATACAAGAAGAGCCTGTTAAAACAGCAGCAGACATTCCAATTAAAGAAGCCCGCCAGCTGCTGGTGAAGCTGACGGAATCTGCTGAAAAAAACAGTCTCCAAATTGTGAAAGAAGCAGCAAATTGGATTAAAGCGGCTGCTTCATCGGGTGATAGTAAGTCACTTGCAGCTTCAGCTGTTTTACAGGCGGCACAAGTCACAGATCAGGAAGCCGAAGTCTTTTTAAAGGCTGTTCAGCAGACAGCACCCCATTTGGCGGATAAGGCAGATGTTCTTTCTTTCTTATCCAAAGTGAAAACGGCAATCGGCGCAAGGGACGAGGTTGCGTTCATTAAAGCGTTTGAACAAGGAAGCGCAGTCACATCTGGCGAAATGCAATCCATCAAGCTGGCTCTTTCTGCCTTAAGAGCATCGCATGAGGTAGCCGAACCAGTCAAACAAGAAGCCGATCAGCTTTTTCATAAATTAAATGGCCAGCTTTTCATGCAGCAGGACCATCCATCATACAGCCAAATTGTAATGTCATTTCCGATGTTTTCGAAGTCAGGGGTTCAGGACATGACTGTTCTGTTTAAAGGAAAGAAAGAAGCGGATGGAAAGCTTGATCCTTCCCATTGCCGCCTTTTGTTTTTGCTGCAGCTTGATACACTAAAAGAAACCGTCGTTGATTGCTTGGTACAGCAAAAAGTCATGACCATTACAATAGAGACTGATTTCGAGCTGCAGGCTGCGATCGATCCGATGGTGCCCGCGCTTAAACAGGGGCTAAAGGAAATGGGGTACAGCCTTTCAGGGGTAAACGCTAAAAAAAGGGTTCACACCGAAGAAAAGGCTTCAATCGATCAATATATAACAAGTATCAGTGATCAGGAAGTGGATGTGAAAATATGA
- the sucC gene encoding succinyl-CoA synthetase (beta subunit) (Evidence 2b: Function from indirect experimental evidences (e.g. phenotypes); PubMedId: 2548486, 22720735, 22751660; Product type e: enzyme) has protein sequence MNIHEYQGKEVLRKYGVSVPEGKVAFTAEEAVESAKSLSSSVYVVKAQIHAGGRGKAGGVKIAKSLDEVKAYAEELLGKTLVTHQTGPDGQVIKRLLIEEGCDIKKEYYIGLVLDRATSRIVLMASEEGGTEIEEVAEKTPEKIKKAVIDPAVGLQGYQAREIAFAINIPKELVGKAAKFMLGLYKAFVEKDCSIAEINPLVVTGDGNVMALDAKLNFDSNALYRQKDIMEYRDLDEEDPKEIEASKYDLSYISLDGNIGCMVNGAGLAMSTMDIIKHYGGEPANFLDVGGGATAEKVTEAFKIILSDQNVKGIFVNIFGGIMKCDVIAEGVVEATRQVGLTLPLVVRLEGTNVDLGKKILSESGLNITSAESMADGAQKIVSLV, from the coding sequence ATGAATATCCATGAGTACCAGGGAAAAGAAGTCCTCAGAAAATATGGGGTATCTGTTCCTGAAGGTAAAGTGGCTTTTACAGCAGAAGAAGCAGTTGAGAGTGCAAAGAGCTTATCCAGCTCGGTTTATGTCGTAAAGGCTCAAATTCATGCTGGCGGTCGAGGCAAAGCTGGTGGGGTAAAAATAGCAAAATCATTAGACGAAGTAAAAGCGTATGCCGAAGAACTATTAGGGAAGACCCTAGTTACACATCAGACGGGTCCGGACGGCCAAGTAATAAAACGCTTACTTATTGAAGAAGGCTGCGATATTAAAAAAGAATATTACATCGGTCTAGTGCTTGACCGCGCCACTTCAAGAATCGTTTTAATGGCTTCTGAAGAAGGCGGAACGGAAATTGAAGAGGTTGCGGAGAAAACACCAGAAAAAATCAAAAAAGCTGTCATTGATCCAGCTGTTGGCCTTCAAGGCTATCAAGCCAGAGAAATTGCATTCGCTATTAATATTCCAAAAGAGCTCGTGGGAAAAGCTGCTAAATTTATGCTTGGACTATATAAAGCGTTTGTTGAGAAAGACTGCTCAATCGCCGAAATCAATCCGCTTGTTGTGACTGGCGACGGAAATGTGATGGCGCTTGATGCAAAATTGAATTTTGACAGCAATGCGTTGTACCGACAAAAGGACATTATGGAATACAGAGATTTGGATGAAGAAGATCCGAAAGAAATTGAAGCGTCCAAATATGATCTAAGCTACATTTCCCTTGATGGAAATATCGGCTGTATGGTAAACGGCGCGGGACTTGCAATGTCTACGATGGATATTATCAAGCATTATGGAGGAGAACCGGCCAACTTCCTTGATGTGGGCGGCGGTGCAACCGCGGAAAAAGTCACGGAAGCATTTAAAATCATTCTTTCTGATCAAAACGTTAAAGGGATTTTTGTCAACATTTTCGGCGGCATTATGAAATGTGATGTCATCGCAGAAGGGGTTGTTGAAGCGACTAGACAAGTTGGTTTGACATTGCCGCTTGTCGTCCGTCTTGAAGGCACAAACGTGGATCTAGGGAAGAAAATCCTTAGTGAATCAGGATTAAACATTACATCTGCGGAATCAATGGCTGACGGCGCGCAGAAAATCGTATCCTTAGTTTAA
- the topA gene encoding DNA topoisomerase I (Evidence 1a: Function from experimental evidences in the studied strain; PubMedId: 9580687, 12682299, 16585761, 23133654; Product type e: enzyme), translated as MSDYLVIVESPAKAKTIERYLGKKYKVKASMGHVRDLPKSQMGVDIEQNFEPKYITIRGKGPVLKELKTAAKKAKKVYLAADPDREGEAIAWHLAHSLDLDLNSDCRVVFNEITKDAIKESFKHPRMINMDLVDAQQARRILDRLVGYKISPILWKKVKKGLSAGRVQSVALRLIIDREKEINDFKPEEYWTIDGTFLKGQETFEASFFGKNGKKLPLNSEADVKEILSQLKGNQYTVEKVTKKERKRNPALPFTTSTLQQEAARKLNFRAKKTMMIAQQLYEGIDLGREGTVGLITYMRTDSTRISNTAVDEAAAFIDQTYGKEFLGGKRKPAKKNENAQDAHEAIRPTSVLRKPSELKAVLGRDQMRLYKLIWERFVASQMAPAVLDTMSVDLTNNGLTFRANGSKVKFSGFMKVYVEGKDDQMEEKDRMLPDLQEGDTVLSKDIEPEQHFTQPPPRYTEARLVKTLEERGIGRPSTYAPTLDTIQRRGYVALDNKRFVPTELGQIVLDLIMEFFPEIINVEFTAKMERDLDHVEEGNTEWVKIIDNFYTDFEKRVKKAESEMKEVEIEPEYAGEDCELCSSPMVYKMGRYGKFLACSNFPDCRNTKPIVKQIGVKCPSCGEGNIVERKSKKKRVFYGCDRYPDCEFVSWDKPIERKCPKCGKMLVEKKLKKGIQVQCVECDYKEEPQK; from the coding sequence ATGTCTGATTATCTAGTCATCGTGGAATCGCCCGCTAAGGCGAAAACGATTGAACGTTACTTAGGTAAAAAATATAAAGTAAAAGCATCAATGGGACATGTCCGGGATCTTCCAAAAAGTCAAATGGGAGTTGACATAGAACAGAATTTTGAACCGAAATATATTACCATTCGAGGTAAAGGCCCGGTATTAAAAGAGCTGAAAACGGCTGCGAAAAAAGCCAAAAAAGTGTATCTCGCAGCTGACCCCGACAGAGAAGGGGAAGCGATTGCATGGCATTTGGCACACAGTCTTGATTTAGATCTCAACTCAGACTGCCGTGTGGTGTTTAACGAAATTACAAAAGACGCTATTAAGGAATCGTTTAAGCATCCCCGCATGATCAATATGGATTTAGTGGATGCACAGCAAGCGAGACGTATTTTAGACAGGCTTGTCGGATATAAAATCAGTCCAATCTTATGGAAAAAAGTCAAAAAAGGGCTTAGCGCAGGACGCGTGCAATCCGTTGCCCTCCGTTTGATTATTGACCGTGAAAAAGAGATTAACGACTTTAAGCCTGAGGAATATTGGACAATTGACGGTACGTTCTTAAAAGGTCAAGAAACCTTTGAAGCGAGCTTTTTCGGGAAAAACGGCAAAAAACTTCCTTTAAATAGTGAAGCTGATGTAAAAGAGATTCTTTCTCAGCTCAAAGGGAATCAATATACAGTTGAAAAAGTAACCAAAAAGGAACGCAAACGTAATCCTGCTTTGCCTTTTACCACTTCTACCCTGCAGCAGGAAGCGGCTCGCAAGCTCAATTTCAGAGCGAAGAAAACGATGATGATTGCACAGCAATTATATGAAGGAATTGATTTAGGAAGAGAAGGAACGGTTGGTCTGATCACGTATATGAGAACGGATTCAACCCGTATTTCAAATACGGCTGTTGATGAAGCAGCTGCATTTATTGATCAGACATATGGAAAAGAGTTCCTAGGCGGAAAACGGAAGCCTGCGAAAAAGAATGAAAATGCCCAGGATGCCCACGAAGCAATTCGGCCGACATCAGTTCTTAGAAAACCAAGTGAATTAAAAGCAGTCCTCGGCAGAGACCAAATGAGACTGTATAAATTAATTTGGGAGCGTTTTGTTGCCAGCCAAATGGCACCGGCTGTTCTCGATACAATGAGTGTCGACCTGACAAACAACGGTTTGACATTTCGTGCAAATGGAAGTAAAGTCAAGTTTTCCGGGTTTATGAAGGTGTATGTTGAAGGAAAAGACGATCAAATGGAAGAAAAAGACCGGATGCTGCCTGACTTACAAGAAGGCGACACGGTATTATCAAAAGATATAGAACCTGAGCAGCATTTTACCCAGCCGCCTCCGCGATATACTGAGGCCCGGCTTGTTAAAACCCTTGAAGAACGCGGTATCGGCCGTCCATCCACATATGCTCCGACACTTGATACTATTCAGCGGCGCGGCTACGTGGCATTGGATAATAAACGTTTCGTTCCGACTGAATTAGGTCAGATCGTTCTTGACTTGATCATGGAGTTTTTCCCTGAGATCATTAACGTTGAGTTTACAGCTAAAATGGAGAGAGATCTTGATCATGTTGAAGAAGGAAATACCGAATGGGTCAAGATTATCGATAATTTCTACACCGATTTTGAAAAACGCGTCAAAAAAGCCGAATCGGAAATGAAGGAAGTTGAGATTGAACCAGAGTATGCTGGAGAGGATTGTGAATTGTGCAGTTCTCCAATGGTATATAAAATGGGACGGTACGGTAAATTCTTAGCTTGCTCCAACTTCCCTGACTGCCGGAACACGAAACCGATTGTGAAACAAATCGGTGTGAAGTGCCCGAGCTGCGGAGAAGGAAACATTGTTGAGCGAAAATCGAAAAAGAAACGGGTGTTTTACGGCTGTGACCGTTATCCGGACTGTGAATTCGTATCATGGGACAAACCAATTGAACGAAAATGCCCGAAATGCGGAAAAATGCTCGTCGAGAAAAAACTCAAAAAAGGTATACAAGTCCAATGCGTGGAATGCGATTATAAGGAAGAACCACAGAAGTAG
- the dprA gene encoding DNA processing Smf single strand binding protein (Evidence 1a: Function from experimental evidences in the studied strain; PubMedId: 16014871, 16978360, 17803906, 18045469, 7768823, 23779106, 25138221, 28618091; Product type f: factor): MDQAAVCLTICRINQLLSPSLLLKWWKADPSMSLTSPVLQTVTRDQIKAAALKNEIEQFYPKLPRVLAAYREQGINTIPISSKQYPFWLKSIYDPPAVLFAKGDMTLLSKGRKIGIVGTRNPTAYGKQVVNHLTKEICRKGWVIVSGLASGIDGMSHAASIKAKGRTIGVIAGGFQHIYPRENLQLADHMAKHHILLSEHPPETKPQKWHFPMRNRIISGLSEGVIVVQGKEKSGSLITAYQALEQGREVFAVPGSLFDPYAGGPIKLIQQGAKAIWSAEDIFEELPERNVQYTEPF, from the coding sequence TTGGATCAGGCCGCTGTCTGCCTAACGATTTGCAGAATCAATCAATTATTATCCCCATCCCTTCTATTAAAATGGTGGAAAGCCGATCCGTCTATGTCGCTGACATCACCCGTGTTACAAACGGTTACTCGTGATCAAATAAAAGCAGCTGCATTAAAAAACGAAATAGAACAATTTTATCCAAAGCTCCCGCGTGTACTTGCTGCTTATCGTGAGCAAGGCATTAACACCATCCCTATTTCTTCAAAGCAATATCCTTTCTGGCTTAAAAGCATTTATGATCCCCCTGCCGTACTGTTTGCAAAAGGTGATATGACTCTTCTTTCGAAAGGGAGAAAAATTGGAATTGTAGGCACAAGAAATCCAACAGCTTATGGGAAACAAGTTGTCAATCATCTTACAAAAGAGATCTGTCGTAAAGGTTGGGTGATTGTCAGCGGACTGGCGTCTGGGATAGACGGAATGTCCCATGCTGCAAGTATTAAGGCGAAGGGGCGGACAATTGGCGTCATTGCAGGCGGATTTCAACACATTTATCCCCGAGAAAACCTTCAGTTAGCAGATCACATGGCTAAACACCATATCCTGCTGTCAGAGCACCCACCTGAAACTAAACCCCAAAAATGGCATTTCCCTATGAGAAACCGTATTATCAGCGGACTAAGTGAAGGCGTTATTGTCGTTCAGGGCAAAGAAAAAAGCGGTTCGCTGATTACTGCCTATCAAGCATTGGAACAAGGGAGAGAGGTATTTGCCGTACCCGGTTCATTGTTTGACCCTTACGCCGGAGGTCCTATAAAACTGATCCAGCAGGGGGCTAAAGCCATATGGTCAGCAGAGGATATTTTCGAGGAACTTCCTGAGAGAAACGTTCAATATACGGAACCCTTTTGA
- the ylqH gene encoding putative flagellar biosynthesis protein (Evidence 3: Putative function from multiple computational evidences; Product type f: factor) produces MKEQTPIRKAVALHYDEQKDKAPRVIATGKGHVADNIIKEAKKAGVPIQEDRTLVELMRHLTVDDQIPEALYETVAEIFSFIYKLDESVKNKK; encoded by the coding sequence ATGAAAGAGCAGACACCGATCAGAAAAGCTGTTGCTCTCCATTATGACGAACAAAAAGACAAGGCGCCGAGAGTGATTGCCACAGGGAAGGGCCATGTAGCTGACAACATTATAAAAGAAGCGAAAAAAGCAGGGGTCCCGATTCAAGAAGATCGGACCCTTGTCGAATTAATGCGCCATTTGACGGTAGATGATCAAATTCCTGAAGCTCTTTATGAAACGGTAGCCGAGATTTTTTCATTCATTTACAAATTGGACGAAAGCGTAAAAAACAAAAAATAG
- the rnhB gene encoding ribonuclease HII (Evidence 1a: Function from experimental evidences in the studied strain; PubMedId: 10094689, 12475934, 23882084, 23937561, 29078353; Product type e: enzyme) — protein sequence MNTLTVKDIKDRLQEVKDAQDPFIAQCENDPRKSVQTLVEQWLKKQAKEKALKEQWVNMTSYERLARNKGFRLIAGVDEVGRGPLAGPVVASAVILPEECEILGLTDSKKLSEKKREEYYELIMKEALAVGIGIVEATVIDEINIYEASKMAMVKAIQDLSDTPDYLLVDAMTLPLDTAQASIIKGDAKSVSIAAGACIAKVTRDRMMSAYAETYPMYGFEKNKGYGTKEHLEALAAYGPTELHRKTFAPVQSFR from the coding sequence GTGAATACATTAACCGTAAAGGACATTAAAGACCGTTTGCAGGAAGTGAAGGATGCACAAGACCCATTTATTGCCCAATGCGAAAACGACCCGAGAAAAAGCGTTCAAACGCTTGTAGAGCAATGGCTTAAAAAGCAAGCGAAAGAAAAAGCGCTGAAAGAACAATGGGTGAATATGACTTCCTATGAAAGGCTGGCAAGAAACAAAGGATTTCGCTTGATTGCAGGTGTTGACGAGGTCGGCCGGGGGCCATTGGCAGGACCAGTTGTCGCCAGCGCAGTCATCCTTCCAGAGGAATGTGAAATACTTGGGCTGACAGACTCCAAAAAGCTTTCAGAGAAAAAACGCGAGGAATATTACGAGCTTATTATGAAGGAAGCACTGGCGGTCGGGATAGGAATTGTAGAAGCTACTGTGATTGATGAGATCAATATATATGAAGCTTCAAAAATGGCAATGGTGAAAGCGATACAGGATTTGTCGGATACACCTGATTATTTGCTTGTTGACGCAATGACACTTCCGCTCGACACGGCTCAGGCGTCAATTATAAAAGGCGATGCCAAAAGCGTGTCTATTGCGGCAGGTGCGTGTATCGCAAAAGTGACGAGGGACCGAATGATGAGCGCTTATGCCGAAACGTATCCCATGTACGGCTTTGAAAAAAATAAAGGCTATGGGACAAAAGAACATTTGGAAGCTCTCGCTGCATACGGCCCAACTGAATTGCACCGCAAAACTTTCGCTCCTGTTCAATCTTTCAGATAA
- the sucD gene encoding succinyl-CoA synthetase (alpha subunit) (Evidence 2b: Function from indirect experimental evidences (e.g. phenotypes); PubMedId: 9643546, 22720735, 22751660; Product type e: enzyme), protein MSVFINKDTRVIVQGITGSTALFHTKQMLEYGTNIVGGVTPGKGGTEAEGVPVFNTVAEAVQTTGANASVIYVPAPFAADAIMEAVDAELDLVICITEHIPVLDMVKVKRFMEGKKTRLIGPNCPGVITPEECKIGIMPGYIHKKGHVGVVSRSGTLTYEAVHQLSEAGVGQSTAVGIGGDPVNGTNFIDVLKAFNEDPDTHAVIMIGEIGGTAEEEAAEWVKANMTKPVVGFIGGKTAPPGKRMGHAGAIISGGKGTADEKIKTLNACGIEVAETPSVMGETLIKVLKEKNLFETCKTH, encoded by the coding sequence ATGAGTGTTTTCATTAATAAAGATACAAGAGTTATTGTGCAAGGGATTACAGGTTCTACCGCTTTATTTCATACGAAGCAGATGCTTGAATACGGCACAAATATCGTTGGCGGTGTAACACCTGGAAAAGGCGGAACAGAAGCGGAAGGTGTTCCTGTATTTAATACAGTGGCTGAAGCAGTTCAAACAACCGGCGCTAACGCGTCTGTTATATATGTGCCCGCACCGTTTGCAGCTGATGCGATTATGGAAGCGGTAGATGCGGAGCTTGATCTCGTGATTTGTATCACAGAACATATCCCGGTTTTGGATATGGTGAAGGTCAAACGCTTCATGGAAGGCAAGAAAACGAGACTGATAGGGCCGAACTGTCCTGGTGTCATTACGCCTGAAGAATGTAAAATCGGCATTATGCCCGGATACATCCATAAAAAGGGTCATGTAGGCGTTGTATCACGTTCAGGAACATTAACATACGAAGCGGTGCACCAGCTCTCAGAAGCGGGTGTAGGGCAATCTACAGCTGTTGGAATCGGCGGCGACCCTGTAAATGGAACAAACTTTATTGACGTTTTAAAAGCGTTTAACGAAGATCCTGACACACACGCAGTCATCATGATTGGCGAAATCGGCGGTACGGCCGAAGAGGAAGCGGCAGAGTGGGTAAAAGCCAACATGACAAAACCGGTAGTCGGTTTTATTGGCGGTAAAACAGCACCTCCTGGGAAGCGCATGGGGCATGCAGGCGCCATTATTTCCGGCGGGAAAGGGACAGCTGATGAAAAAATCAAAACCCTTAATGCATGCGGAATCGAAGTTGCAGAGACACCTTCTGTCATGGGTGAAACCTTAATCAAGGTGCTGAAAGAGAAGAACTTGTTCGAAACTTGTAAAACGCATTAA
- the trmFO gene encoding tRNA:m(5)U-54 methyltransferase (Evidence 1a: Function from experimental evidences in the studied strain; PubMedId: 16027442, 21561081, 23095745, 23157377, 27825927, 28745052; Product type e : enzyme), which yields MNQQTVNVIGAGLAGSEAAWQLAKRGIQVKLYEMRPVKQTPAHHTDKFAELVCSNSLRSNTLANAVGVLKEEMRALDSAIIAAADECSVPAGGALAVDRHEFAASVTNRVKNHPNVTVINEEVTEIPEGPTIIATGPLTSESLSAQLKELTGEDYLYFYDAAAPIVEKDSLDMDKVYLKSRYDKGEAAYLNCPMTEEEFDRFHEALTSAETVPLKEFEKEIFFEGCMPIEVMAKRGKKTMLFGPMKPVGLEHPVTGKRPYAVVQLRQDDAAGTLYNIVGFQTHLKWGDQKEVLKLIPGLENVEIVRYGVMHRNTFINSPSLLKPTYQFKNRSDLFFAGQMTGVEGYVESAASGLVAGINAAKLVLGEELVIFPQETAIGSMAHYITTTNQKNFQPMNANFGLLKELPVKIKNKKERNEQYANRAIETIQTISKTI from the coding sequence ATGAACCAACAAACAGTGAATGTAATCGGAGCCGGACTCGCAGGAAGTGAAGCAGCATGGCAGCTTGCCAAACGTGGGATTCAAGTCAAATTGTATGAAATGCGGCCAGTTAAACAAACGCCTGCGCATCATACAGATAAATTTGCTGAGCTTGTCTGCAGCAACTCTCTTCGCTCTAATACACTTGCTAACGCTGTCGGTGTATTAAAGGAAGAAATGCGTGCGCTTGATTCAGCCATTATCGCTGCGGCTGACGAATGTTCGGTGCCTGCCGGGGGCGCTCTTGCAGTAGACCGTCATGAATTTGCCGCAAGTGTGACAAATCGGGTGAAAAATCATCCAAACGTAACCGTTATTAATGAAGAAGTGACTGAAATTCCTGAAGGCCCTACTATCATCGCAACGGGTCCGTTAACATCTGAATCGCTGTCTGCCCAGCTGAAGGAGCTGACTGGAGAGGACTATTTATATTTTTATGACGCAGCGGCGCCAATTGTAGAAAAAGACAGCCTTGATATGGATAAAGTGTACCTGAAATCCCGTTATGATAAAGGTGAAGCAGCATATTTGAACTGCCCGATGACAGAAGAAGAGTTTGACCGTTTTCATGAAGCATTAACATCAGCAGAAACAGTGCCGTTAAAAGAATTTGAAAAAGAGATTTTCTTTGAAGGCTGCATGCCGATTGAAGTCATGGCAAAACGGGGTAAGAAAACAATGCTTTTCGGTCCGATGAAACCAGTTGGTCTAGAGCATCCTGTTACAGGAAAACGCCCTTATGCCGTCGTTCAGCTCAGACAGGATGATGCTGCGGGAACACTTTATAATATTGTAGGATTCCAGACACATTTAAAATGGGGAGACCAAAAGGAAGTTCTCAAGTTGATTCCAGGACTTGAAAATGTAGAAATCGTCAGATATGGCGTGATGCATAGAAACACATTTATTAACTCTCCAAGCCTGTTAAAGCCGACTTATCAATTTAAAAACCGCAGTGATCTGTTCTTTGCAGGCCAAATGACGGGAGTAGAAGGATATGTGGAATCAGCTGCCTCAGGACTTGTAGCAGGCATTAATGCGGCGAAGCTTGTATTGGGAGAAGAGCTTGTGATCTTCCCTCAGGAAACAGCAATTGGCAGTATGGCACATTATATTACAACAACAAACCAGAAGAACTTCCAGCCGATGAATGCAAACTTTGGGCTTTTGAAAGAATTGCCAGTTAAAATTAAAAATAAAAAAGAACGAAATGAACAATACGCGAACCGTGCGATTGAAACAATTCAAACAATTTCGAAAACAATATAG